CACGTTTTTCTGTGGAATTCTTTTTATGTCTAGACCTATAGGCATAAACCTGTAAAATATGTAACCATAACCATATATTATCATGTCTGTTTTAGTGTTTACAATGAATACAGAATGGATACCATATTTATCTCATCTCCAACTTGTAAAATCAAACAATAACacaaaaggatatttttttttcgcTAGGCCTCAAAATTTTGCAAAAGAAAGCCAAGATGAGATCATCAAACTTGATGTTTAACTCTACCTGgctttaaaaaattgtcaaaaattttacataataaatatgtcattttaaggaaaaagatatagcTTTTTAAACTGTATTCTATTCTATAATATTAGTCAACATACCTAGCAGCCTCTTTTACACAAGCTTTAAGGTAAACCAGTTTGTTGATTATATCAGGTGTTATCTCCCCTTCTTGTGgtaaaaattgagaaatttcttTGTAAGCCTTTTCTTGAGCACGAGGACATTTAGCAAGACAAAACATGGTAAAAAGTAAGGTTGGAACAGTCtggagaaaaaacaaaaatgaagatttagaATCAACAACTGAACACGGTCACACCATTTTTCAAAAGTTAGACTTTTGTAAAttcttttataacaaaagttaagGTGTCCAGCCTATTTTTGTAAACTGAAATGATATATTATCAATGTTCTGTGATTTGTAGCAGCTGCAATCTGGACCCTGAGGTTTCTGTTCTAAGAAATTTAAATGCATAACACATCTATTGATACATAAATATTGGTGGATTCAAAAAGGTCATTTTAAAAAGCATAAAAAGTGCAATTCACTGAAAAGTACATTTTGCTTtcaaaaatcaatcaatacttATTTATTTTGTGGAATTCCAATGGCACAAAATTAACTATAAGAAACAGATGTATAAAAAATCAACTTACTGTGTTTAATCCATCACCAAACAATGACAATGTGATAATACTGACATCCTTATAACTTAGTTCTGGTCGAGAAATCAGGTAAGTAAGGAAATTATAATCACCGTCCTGTAATTTTCCAGACTTCTCTAAGTCCTTTATCTTATCAATTGTTTCATCTACTAAttgttgtccatttctgaaaaacaAAATACCTTTGTTATCTTTAATAGTCATACAAGTCCTCGGGAGCCTGTATTGTTTACTAAGGTGAGGAATCTAAGCTTATGCTTATCATCCTCTTATTCTGGATAACAATAATGTGAACAAATGGTCCTAAATCGTAGCTAGGTCATCTCATAGAGCACAATTCTGAAACTAGACACACACTTACTGCCTACTCCTGTTTTTATTGGTTActtaccaaaaaaatatatatatctttaggAACGGCGTACTGTAtcataaatgtattaaaatagtAGTTAATACAATATCCTGGAGTTGGAGGGTTCCTTCTTTATGATCCTTGAAATAAAACAGGAGAATACTTAGCACCACAATGCAACATCTGCATTCCTGTAACCTTATGATATATATAATACCATTTACTTACCCAAAGAAATAATCCTCAGCATAAACAAGCTTTCTCCATAGTGGTGTCGTAAACAATTTATGAATAGGGAGACTGACTTGTAATTTTGCTGACAGAGCAAATATTTCATCATTATAGTGTATCATTTTCAACAGATGATCTTCAATGTTTGGTAACAGACAACCTAATCTTGCTTCAAAGCATGTCATTCCTGAGGCTGAAAAAATGCACACATGTTGTTAAAATAAATTGTCTTCTTGTTATCTAGTTTGAAATAGTTAACTTTATCATATATAGATCTCGATTTACAATCTAaagtttaacatgttaaaaaaaaattgattcagaAAACAGAACACTGCTAAAAGAGGATATTGCTATTTTAAGTTTGCTATCTTGATGCAGCTGGGGATCAAAACCTATTCTGGAAAATATTGAAATTAGTAGTTCATTACCAAAAGAATTGCTAAGATGGTAATAACATATAACCATTACTTacattctaaattccattttgcAGCTTCACATCTAAAATCAtgaatttcatcatttttgtttttaacatttttcatatgCTTTATGAAATCATTGACAACTTCTTCCACTAAAGGGAGATAAACAGTGACTTCCTTTGGTCTCATCATCATCTGTTGTACTGCACTTCTTAATCTATACCATTCATCTCCATTACTGAAataatgggaccaaaaattaagaatctacatacacagttagattcggcatttCAAAGaaacccaattattcaatttttgatgaattcaaacaaagtttaattttggaccctttgggccccttattcctaaattgttgggaccaaaactctcaaaatcaatcccaaccttccttttatggtcaaaaattgaatgcttatttgggccctattttggcccctaattcctaaactattgggaccaaaacttccaaaatcaatcccaaccttccttttatggtcataaaccgtgtgtcaaaatttcatagatttctattcactaatacttaagtaagagtgcgaaaaccaaatgtcttcggccgccaacgtgataccaatatacgcccaaaaatttttcaatttttgcggtcatataaaaatttggtgcacactgaataaggcgcgtagcaggttatttaacagtgtgcatcacatttttttttgttatttcaaatagacagaaaaattattacagtcattttttgtaatttaattctaaattccattttaaccgtagaaaaccatgaaaaaacattgatgacgtcaaggtcacatgactaaattatgtctaagggctgataacaaaataacaacagccaatcagaagacgtgttacttccaaagtttcaatgtttaacttgtactatttcaacaaattatatcacaaaaaaattaagagtgtttttttaatttgaatttcaattcgGTGTTGCAATACTTTATTATATTGACTAAGTCGAAGGCACATAAATCTAGCTTATAACAAtttgatgttttcttttaaatgaatgactTTTTTATGTTGacataataatttttatataatacaaaGGTAAATAAGGTTGCACATTTTTCAGGGAGCATAGAAATGATATAACTTTACAATGTGCAATGACATCATTTGCTTTTTtatgaaaaacattaaaaatcatgtGAATTTAATCAATATATTAgcaataataactagatttgccattgcaagcaatagaaAATGTTACCCCAGTCCACCCATTGCCACAAAACAACTGTAAAAGTTAGCATTTatagtttaccatgtttacaaatcAAGCTCAAAACATAAGCTCTGTTGAGCTTTTAACCAATATCATAGTAAAACTGATATCTATATGCTATTTTATCTTTATGAAAGATTTAGTTAGTCCTTACATATAATCTTGTACTACTAGTTTAGACGGTTAGATACTAAAAActgttttttaaaacatgtatataaaaatatgtatgaatCAAGTTGTGTGAAGCCAAATGACAAGCTAAATTGGTCTTGTAAAGTACGAGATATATTATGTAAATATGGTTTTAGTGATGTTTGGTTTTCACCTAGTGTTACAAACAGTCAATCATGTTTGAGTGAATTTAAACCAAAGAGTTAAAGATACTAAAATATCTAAAGgtttatcatattttgaaaatttgccGAAATGTACATTGTATCAGTATTTACATGATGGCCACACTATGCCATTACTAGTTATCCATTAATCTAATATTACTTGATATAGAATAAATGGTCATGCACTGTGTATAGATACTATAGTATAGCTAGAAATGAACGTTTTTATAGTATGTGTAATAAAAATGCTATTGAAGAtgagtttcattttattttagaacatgATAAACATAATGATATCAGATGTAAATATATGAAGAGTTTTTACTATGAGAGACTATCTACTTCAAAATAGTGCAACTGTTATCTGTGAGAAATGTTAAAGAGCAAAACAACCTGGGAAAGTAgttattttcttcagaaaaagtaTGTAATGGTTAATTATTCAAAATCATGCTTATTCAGAGTTTAATATGTCTTTAAGAGTCTATATGTCATACTTCGCTTAATTCTTTCATTGATTTGAATAATTTGtgtataaatgttatattatgCTGTATATTGTCTATCGGATATTTATATTGTGTAAATCCAATAAGCTGTATTTGCTTACGGAAATAaagtattacataaaaaaaatggtgtgcATACCTCAAACAAACAGCGacctaaatgacaaaaatatcaacATCTAAAATTAAATCTAGTGAAAAAACATACATTCTTTTACATGTTCAATGGCACTTTGCAACATTTCAAATTCCAAATCACCAAAGATCTAAAATAAACTAAACAATAAATATCAAAGGTCAGCCATCAACAAGATCTACATTAAGATATGATATATATTACAACCAATGACAATGTTCTTTTCTTGTGATGGATCTAGTAAGACTTCAACCAATGACAATGTTCTTTACTTGTGATGGATCTAGTAAGACTTCAACCAATGACAATGTTCTTTTCTTGTGATGGATCTAGTAAGACTTCAACCAATGACAATGTTCTTTTCTTGTGATGGATCTAGTAAGACTTCAACCAATGACAATGTTCTTTACTTGTGAGGGATCTAGTAAGACTTCAACCAATGACAATGTTCTTTACTTGTGAGGGATCTAATAAGACTTACGTGTTACCTAACCCTGGGGAAAGATTCCTTTGTTCTCTGTACTGTTTTGTTGTATCCAATAATGGGGCTACATATGGAATTTTTCCTTCATACTGATACATAGTTCTGACAAAATCAGGATCAAACAGTCTAACAGCAGTAACTCCACCTATAGTTTCTTTCATTATAGGACCATATTCTTTGTACCTGGACATCAAGGCATCCTGGAATATGTCCACATTAAATCTATTGAAAGGTCCTGAAAAGAACATACCATAAGTCCTAATTTAGTATTTGTTTAAACatgaaaaaacatgtttttttaacctTTACCTTTAAGTCATTTTCTTTGCCTCCCTTTTCTTATCACATAAAAGTAATAATTACATCTGTCATATTATTATACAACAAACTTGCATATATAACAAACTTAAAACAATTTTcagtgaactttaaaaaaaaaaaaaaaagaagtaataaCATGTAGTTAATAGTTATTTTACCTATTGAATAAATAATACTGCCATATTATTACATATGTATACAAGgcacttaaaattgagaatacaaGACACACACTTCAAATTTCTGAAGTCAAATGTACTTTAACTATCTAGGTATGACATATATCTCAAATG
This sequence is a window from Mytilus edulis chromosome 1, xbMytEdul2.2, whole genome shotgun sequence. Protein-coding genes within it:
- the LOC139494303 gene encoding probable cytochrome P450 CYP44 translates to MSKTIKIISRTCCKPKFDHGLYQNQSYRYRYQSTFVVEKYENVTGYEEAKPFEEIPGPKGLPFIGTLLQYRKGPFNRFNVDIFQDALMSRYKEYGPIMKETIGGVTAVRLFDPDFVRTMYQYEGKIPYVAPLLDTTKQYREQRNLSPGLGNTNGDEWYRLRSAVQQMMMRPKEVTVYLPLVEEVVNDFIKHMKNVKNKNDEIHDFRCEAAKWNLESSGMTCFEARLGCLLPNIEDHLLKMIHYNDEIFALSAKLQVSLPIHKLFTTPLWRKLVYAEDYFFGNGQQLVDETIDKIKDLEKSGKLQDGDYNFLTYLISRPELSYKDVSIITLSLFGDGLNTTVPTLLFTMFCLAKCPRAQEKAYKEISQFLPQEGEITPDIINKLVYLKACVKEAARFMPIGLDIKRIPQKNVVIGGYQVPAGTIVEFCNFVLFKSPDHFVDPEEFLPERWLRDGSAHNIHPYLLTPFGHGPRMCAGRRFAEQELYVLLGRMLQNFKIEWHGKEMTQKYQVLMVPDKPATFTFVDR